A single region of the Malaclemys terrapin pileata isolate rMalTer1 chromosome 2, rMalTer1.hap1, whole genome shotgun sequence genome encodes:
- the LOC128831963 gene encoding syncytin-2-like, translating into MRGPFILTTVCFLLCLFSLFSAYEDNAFIRYSHEVKTRILGNRSNCTQFPVNAEQGLPFTPIPLTTANMTWMPPARVKDPVQHNLTCNKTGVPINRYLRVTNQTGSLCFVKEKGSTFVGTSKCNMYFNGTTFSKNLGFKPCASHLSHMWIPHPDPTFSWVGKPSESAFKKPCSDHEGVQLIAKGHTIAFYNCSSSTTLPFENTTTKLCLCSSHNDPSALPGEQWSNGWWVTSYFEKWNTRNALYGTYWVCGPKAYYFLSPDWAGSCYLAWLTPPSRISLTPPHFPHVRNIRETFRDINIRDGLSWQRWAGLISLRGGVIRLQGLLESLTNETATLFENQAGEMSQLCQLALQNRMALDIMLAAQGGTCALINEECCVFVNDTYSDTFQRTKHLREMAKNYSSGQPPYDWWGVLWNWLPGFGWVKKLLVGIVGAIVILIILCCCIQCVPSLIDSCGSVYSFPTSAKGLTLFELAQAEIAKRPLAP; encoded by the coding sequence atgagaggaccttttattctgacaactgtatgttttttattatgcctttttagtttattttctgcttatgaagataatgcttttattagatattcccacgaggttaaaactcgtattttaggaaatagaagtaattgtactcaatttccagtaaatgcagaacagggactccccttcacacccattcccctgaccactgctaatatgacttggatgccaccggctagagtaaaagatccagtccaacacaatcttacatgcaacaaaacaggagtgccaattaacagatatctcagggtaaccaatcagacaggatcactgtgttttgttaaagaaaaggggtcaacttttgtgggaacaagtaaatgcaacatgtattttaatggcaccacctttagtaaaaatcttggcttcaagccttgcgcatcccacttatcccatatgtggatccctcaccccgatccaactttttcatgggtgggcaagccttcagagtcagcttttaagaagccctgttcagatcacgagggtgtccaactaattgctaagggacatacgattgccttctacaactgctcaagcagtactacactgccctttgaaaacaccactaccaaattgtgcctctgcagttcgcacaacgacccctctgcgttaccaggggaacagtggtccaacgggtggtgggttacctcctactttgagaaatggaatacccgaaacgcattgtatggaacatactgggtgtgcgggcccaaagcttattactttctctcccctgattgggcagggtcatgttatttagcgtggctaacaccgccttctcgcatctccctcactccccctcattttccccacgttcgtaacatccgtgaaaccttcagagatattaatatccgtgatggtttgtcgtggcagaggtgggctggtctcattagcttgaggggtggtgtcatccgtctacagggactactagaatctttaaccaatgaaactgcgaccctatttgagaatcaggccggggaaatgtcccagctgtgccagttagctttgcaaaaccgaatggctttagacataatgttagcagcccagggaggaacttgtgccctcataaatgaagaatgctgtgtttttgtaaatgacacctactctgacacttttcaacgtaccaaacatctaagggaaatggctaagaactactcctctggccagccaccttatgattggtggggagtcttatggaattggctgcctggatttgggtgggttaaaaaactcttggtgggtattgttggggccatagtaatccttataatactgtgttgctgtattcagtgtgtcccctccctcatagactcatgtgggtcagtttattcttttcctacttcagccaagggccttactctcttcgagttggcccaggctgaaattgccaagcggcccttggctccttaa